CGCAAAGCTTCCGTGAAGGCAGCGATCAGCGTACCTGGTGATACGAATTTGAGGCGCTCAAGGCAACTCGCGCAACCTCCCTCCGGGAGACTGCGCGTGGCGCAAATACAGGAGGACTCGATGAGCCGACCACGCATCCTGCGGACGTGTTCGACAGCCTGTCAGCCTCCCGCCATAGCCCCCACGATCAGAAACGGCTCGGCGCCCGTCGCGACGGCGTCGGGCAGCGGAGCGTCCGGCGATTCGTGGGAGAGATCCTGCTCGCAGGCGAAGAACCGCAGGAACGGGCGGCGCTGTTGCGTGACGTGATCGCGGATCGTCCCCCGCAACATCGGATAGCGGGCTTCCAGCGCGTCGAGGATCGACCGCTGCGTCACCGGGCCCTCGAGATCCAGCGTCGCCTCGCCGTCGATGCGGGCCAGCGTCCGCAGATGGGCTGGCAATACAACCCGAATCATTTCGTATCTCGCCAAAAACCGTCGTATGTATCTCGTCGCTCATATCTCGCTTGCGAACGACGCTTCACGCGGATTCAGGGCAGTGTCTGCACCTCGACCGACAGCACCGCCGGCAGATCCCGGACGATCGGCGCCCAGCTCTCTCCGCCGTCGGCCGAGGCGTACACCTGGCCGCCGGTAGTCCCAAAGTAGAGGCCGCACGGATCGAGCGAGTCGACCGCCATGGCGTCGCGCAACACATTGACGTAACAGTCGCGCTGCGGCAGACCGTTGGTCAACGCTTCCCATTCGTCCCCGCCGGTTCTGCTCCGGTACACCCGGAGTTTCCCCTCCGGCGGAAAATGCTCCGAGTCGCTCTTGATCGGGACCACGTAGACGATCTCCGGCTGGTGCGCGTGTACGGCGATCGGGAATCCGAAATCACTCGGCAGGTTCCCGCTGATCTCGCGCCACGACTCACCCGCGTCATCGCTGCGCAGCACGTCCCAGTGTTTCTGCATGAACAGCACGTTCGGCTGCGACGGGTGCATGGTAATGCGATGCACGCAGTGGCCGACGTCCGCGTCCGGGTCAGGCAGCTCATATTGGGATTGCAAGCCTCGATTGATCGCCCGCCAGGTCTTGCCGGCGTCGTCGGTCCGGAACGCGCCGGCCGCCGAGATAGCAATATAGATCCGCCGCGGGTTGGTCCGGTCCAGGATGATCGTATGCAGACACATGCCGCCGGCGCCGGGTTGCCACAGATTCCCCTTCACTTCGCGGAGGCCGGCCAGCTCCTGCCACGTCCGTCCGCCGTCGGTCGAGCGGAACAAGGCGGCATCTTCCACCCCGGCGTAGACCGTGTCCGGATCTGTCAGCGACGGTTCGAGGTGCCAGACGCGTTTGAATTCCCACGGTCGTT
Above is a window of Nitrospirota bacterium DNA encoding:
- a CDS encoding MoaD/ThiS family protein is translated as MIRVVLPAHLRTLARIDGEATLDLEGPVTQRSILDALEARYPMLRGTIRDHVTQQRRPFLRFFACEQDLSHESPDAPLPDAVATGAEPFLIVGAMAGG
- a CDS encoding exo-alpha-sialidase, which produces MSNVRVLVGTRKGAFILTSDGKRKNWDVSGPHFGGWEIYHLTGSPVEPNRLYASQTSSWFGQVIQRSDDGGKTWNAPGTKPEDLRGPDGMPKGESNMFLYDTSAETGRPLTTHQWYDGTQRPWEFKRVWHLEPSLTDPDTVYAGVEDAALFRSTDGGRTWQELAGLREVKGNLWQPGAGGMCLHTIILDRTNPRRIYIAISAAGAFRTDDAGKTWRAINRGLQSQYELPDPDADVGHCVHRITMHPSQPNVLFMQKHWDVLRSDDAGESWREISGNLPSDFGFPIAVHAHQPEIVYVVPIKSDSEHFPPEGKLRVYRSRTGGDEWEALTNGLPQRDCYVNVLRDAMAVDSLDPCGLYFGTTGGQVYASADGGESWAPIVRDLPAVLSVEVQTLP